One segment of Danio aesculapii chromosome 3, fDanAes4.1, whole genome shotgun sequence DNA contains the following:
- the rps15a gene encoding 40S ribosomal protein S15a → MVRMNVLADALKSINNAEKRGKRQVLLRPCSKVIVRFLTVMMKHGYIGEFEIIDDHRAGKIVVNLTGRLNKCGVISPRFDVQLKDLEKWQNNLLPSRQFGFIVLTTSAGIMDHEEARRKHTGGKILGFFF, encoded by the exons ATGGTGCGCATGAACGTTCTCGCTGATGCGCTGAAAAGCATCAATAATGCTGAGAAACGTGGAAAACGCCAGGTTCTCCTCAGGCCCTGCTCTAAAGTCATAGTACGCTTTCTGACTGTGATGATGAAGCATG GTTACATTGGTGAATTTGAGAtcattgatgatcacagagccgGGAAAATTGTAGTCAATCTCACAGGGAGGCTGAACAAG TGTGGCGTCATCAGCCCACGGTTTGATGTGCAGTTGAAGGATCTGGAGAAGTGGCAGAACAACCTTCTCCCGTCCAGACAGTTCGG ATTCATCGTTTTGACAACCTCAGCTGGCATCATGGACCACGAAGAGGCCAGACGAAAACACACAGGAGGAAAAATCCTTGGGTTCTTTTTCTAA